Genomic DNA from Aquisalimonas asiatica:
AGTATCCAGGGAAGCGATGCGTTCGACCTGATGATCCGGATCACCACGCAAGTCCAGATCCAGAGTCGAAGCCAGTTCCCCCAGTCGTTTCATGCAGACGCTCCCCTTGGATTATCGTGGCCGGGTCCGCATCCGGAGCGCGCGGACAACCGGGTGGCTTTCGGGCGTGGTCGGGCAAGGCGCCCACACCGGCCCGGGACACGCCACGCGCTTCTACTGGTTGTCGAAGTCCTGTTGCAGTCGTTCGAGAACCCGATCGGTGATATCAACGCGGTCGCTGGCGAAAATGACGCCCTCGCTCACGATGAGGTCGAAGCCTTCCGACTCGGCAAGGTCGTCGATGGTCTCGACGATCCGTCGCTGCAAGCGCCCCAGCTCCTCGTTGCGGCGCATGTTGAAGTCTTCGCGGAATTCCTCCTCCGCCCGGCGCAGCTCCCGCTGGCGTGCAACGAGATCCCGTTGCAGCCGCTGCTGCTCGCTCTCGCTCATGACCGCCCCATCGCGGTTGAGGCGGTTTTCCATCTCCCGCAGCGCTTCCTGCTCCTCGGAGATGGCCCGATCCCGCGGACCGAACTCGTCCTCCAGGCTGGCACGAGCGGCTTCCGCCTGTGGTGCCTCGGACGTCACCCGCCCTGCATTGACGAAGCCGATCCGTGTATCAGCAGCGGCGATGCCGCTCCATACGAGGGTTACCGCCAGCAGCACCGGCGTTACAACTCGGACAACTCTGTTCATTTTCATCCCGGCCAGGTTCGCGATGCCGTTGGGCATCTACTTCAATCGGTCACGTCACGAGCACGACGCCCCGGAGCGCCGGCCCGCGAACGCAACCGCCTTGCCTGCAATCAGAAGAACTGACCGAGCGAGAACTGGAAGCGGTCCAGATCGTCTCCGGGCTCGTCATTTAACGGTTCGGCGAGGCTCATTGTCAATGCGCCCAGAGGCGACATCCAGGTGAACGCCACACCCGCCGAATAGCGCATGTCATCGAAGTCGATATCCTGCTCACGGGTATTGTACACCTGCCCCCCGTCCACGAAGGTGGAGAACCGCACCGCTGGCGAGTCGATGAACGGCACCGGGAAGTAGAGCTCGGCGTTGGCCACGGCGCGGAAATTGCCCCCGGTCGGACGATCGTCCTCACCCCGCAGACCCAGCGAGCTGGCACGGTAGCCACGCACCGAGTTGATGCCGCCGGTGAAGAAGTTCTCGAAGAACGGCAGGCGGCTGGTGTCACCGTAACCCTCACCGTAGCCGAGACGCCCCTGCAGGGACAGCGACCAGTCTTCCGCCAGGGAGAAGTAGCGCCTGTGGCTGTAGTTGGCCTTGTAGTACTGCAGATCGCTCTGGGGCAGCGACGCCTCGATCCCCAGGGATTGACGGGCACCGCTGGTGGGGAAGATGCGCCGGTCGTAGGTGTTGCGGATCCAGCTCACCTCCGTCTTGAAGTTCTCGTACTGGTCGCCGAACTCGTCGACGAAATCGCGCTGGTCATCGGTGGCCTGGGAGCCAAGATTCAGGCGCAGATCCTCGTACCCCACGTCGATACGGACCTGATCCTCCTCGTTCAGCGGAATGCCGAAGCCGATATCCAGGTTCCCCGCTCGCACGCCGTAATCCGACAGGCGCGCCCTGCGCGCATCGGTCTCGCGGAGGCTGGCGTTGAAGTACCGGGTAACGCCGTCGACATTGTAATAGCGGTCGGTGTAGGACAGCTGATAGAGAGAACTCACCCGGCTATTGTTCAGGGCCAGCTGCATGCGGTCACCGGTGCCCAGGACGTTGTCCTGCGCCACGGAGAAGTTCAGCAGCATGCCCTGCCCGCTGCCGTAGCCGATGCCGGCCTGGAGGCTGCCGGAGAGGCCTTCGGTGACATCGACGTTGACGTCCACCTGATCGGACTCGCCAGGGACCTGCGGCGTCTCGATCTCCACGTTCTGGAAGAAACCGAGCTGGTTCAGCCGCCGCCGGGACAGGTCAATGTTCTCGGATGACAGCCAACCGCCCTCCATCTGGCGCATTTCGCGCCGGATGACTTCGTCGTCCGTGCGGTAGTTGCCACTGATGTTGATGCGCCGGACGTAGGCACGACTGCCGGAGTCGACGTAGAAGGTCAGATCCACCGTCTGTTCGTCCCGGTTGATGTCGGGCACGGGATTGACGTTGGCGAATGCGTAGCCCTCCTGCCCAAGCCGCTCACGGATGCGGTTGGCCCCGCCCGTGATCCGCTCCTGGGAGAAGAGGTCGCCGGTCTCCAGCTCGATCAGCTCCTCGAGCTCTTCCGGTTCCACCACGGTATCGCCGATGACCCTGACATCACCGAGCCGGTACTCCTCGCCTTCGTCCATGTTGATGGTCACGTAGATGCCGCTGCGGTCAGGGGTCATCGAGACCTGGCTGGAGTTGATGCTGAAATCCGCGTAGCCGCGGTTCATGTAGTGGGACCGCAGATTCTCCAGGTCGCCGGACAGCGCCTCCCGGGAGTACCGGTCGCGGCGGGAGAACGGCAGGTACCAGGGTTTGCGCCCGAGACTGAAGACACCATCCAGTTCCCGGTCGCTGAAGGCGTCATTGCCCACGAAATGGACATCGCGGATGCGCGCGGTCTGCCCTTCATCAATGTCGATGCGAATGGCGACCCGGTTCCGGGGCAACGGCGAGACCGTCGTCTCGATCTCCACGTCGTACCGCCCCTGGCCGAAATACTGCCGGCGCAGCTCGCGCTCGATTCCTTCCAGCAGTGCCCGGTTGTAGGTCTCCCCCTCGGCAAGCCCGGAGTCGCTCATCGCCTGCTTGAGCGCGTCGGTGGGGATGGCGCTGTTGCCGCTGATTTCGATGTCGGCAACCGATGGGCGCTCCACGACGTTGACCACCAGCGCGTTGCCATCCCGCTCAAGCTCCACGTCCTGGAAAAAGCCGGTGTCATACAGGGCGCGAACGGCGTCGGCGGCAAGCTGCCGGTCCACTTCGTCGTTGGTGGTAATCGGGAGATAGTTGAACACCGTACCCGGAGCGATACGACGGAGGCCTTCCACGCGGATGTCTTCGACCGTGAACGCCTCAAAGGCCTGAACCGGAGCGACGACGGCGACACAGAGGGTGAGAGCAACAACCAGTTTGCGCATAAAAACGTCTTTGGAATCTTGTCGGTTATCTCGCCTGCTCAACCGAGCAATCTCGCGATGTCGTTATAAAATGCCAGCCCCATCAACAGGATGATCATCAGAATACCGATCTGCTGCCCGATGATCTGCGCCTGCTCTGACACGGGACTCCCTTTGATGGCCTCTGCGGCGAAATACAGCAGGTGCCCGCCGTCAAGTACGGGAATGGGTAACAGGTTGATTACGCCGAGGCTGATACTGACGATGGCCAGGAACTTCAGGAATGGCACCAGCCCGGTAGACGCGGTGTCCCCGGCATACTGGGCAATGTTGATCGGGCCGCTCAGGTTGTTCAGTGACGCTTCGCCGACGAGCATCTTCCACAGAACCTGCAGCGTGAGTGTACTTGTCTGCCATGTCCCCTGAACGGCCTCCCCCAATGAATCCACCGGTCCGTAGCGCACGGTGTGGAACATGTGCTCGAATGCATCCGATGCGATATCCGGTCGCACGCCCAGCACGCCCTGATCGGACCCGGCGGGGTTGAGGTCGACGTCGATCCGCACAGACTCGCCGTCGCGATCCACCGCCAAGGTCACCGAATCTCCCGCTCGGGCATTCAACGCCTCGACAAGTTCCTGCCATTCGCCGACGGATTCATCATCGACGCCAACAACCACGTCACCGGGCTGGAGCCCTGCCCCCGCCGCGGCACCGCCATCGACCAGTTCGCCAACCCGGGGAGCAATACTGGGGCGCCACGGCTGCAGGCCGATCACGCGCAGGAGATCCGGGTCGTCCCCCATCCGGGGCAACCCGGACAGGTCCAGATCGCGGGCGCTCTCCTGGCCGTCCTCGCCCTGTACGCCGACCTCCACCGTCCGGCCGCGCAGCCCGCCATCCATGAGCCGCATCAGCACCCGTTCCCAGGTGGGTGTCCGCTGCCCGGCCACCGACAGGATCTCCTCGCCCTCCTCGAAGCCGGCCTCGGCCGCCGGCGTCTCGGGTTCCACTGGACCGATCACGGGGCGCAACTCCTGCGTTCCGACCACGAACAGCAGCCAGTAGATCAGGATGGCGAAGAGGAAGTTGGCTGCCGGACCGGCGCAGACAATCAACGTGCGCCGCCACAGTGCCTGGGTGTTGAACGCCCTGTGACGCTCGGCCTCGGCCACGGGGGCTTCCCGCTCGTCGAGCATCTTCACGTAGCCACCCAGCGGGATGGCGGCAATGGTGTATTCGGTCTGGTCCGGCCCGCGACGCCAGGTCACCAGGGGCTTGCCAAAACCGATGGAATAGCGGAGCACCTTGACGCCAAGTTTCTTGGCGGTCCAGTAGTGACCGTACTCGTGCAGCGCCACGAGAATGCCGATGGCCACGAGAAAGGCGACGATATTGGTGCCGATCCCCGTCACTGTGCCGCTCCCGCCCGCGCTATCGCGTCGCGCGCCACCCGGCGGGCAGCGCCATCCACGGCCAGCAGCGCGTCGATGCCGGTGAGGTCAACGGTCTCCGCGCACTCCAAAGCCGTCTCGATGACCGTCGCAATGCCGGTGAAGGGCAGACACTGATCGAGAAAGGCACTCACCGCCTCCTCGTTC
This window encodes:
- a CDS encoding OmpH family outer membrane protein, encoding MNRVVRVVTPVLLAVTLVWSGIAAADTRIGFVNAGRVTSEAPQAEAARASLEDEFGPRDRAISEEQEALREMENRLNRDGAVMSESEQQRLQRDLVARQRELRRAEEEFREDFNMRRNEELGRLQRRIVETIDDLAESEGFDLIVSEGVIFASDRVDITDRVLERLQQDFDNQ
- the bamA gene encoding outer membrane protein assembly factor BamA; the encoded protein is MRKLVVALTLCVAVVAPVQAFEAFTVEDIRVEGLRRIAPGTVFNYLPITTNDEVDRQLAADAVRALYDTGFFQDVELERDGNALVVNVVERPSVADIEISGNSAIPTDALKQAMSDSGLAEGETYNRALLEGIERELRRQYFGQGRYDVEIETTVSPLPRNRVAIRIDIDEGQTARIRDVHFVGNDAFSDRELDGVFSLGRKPWYLPFSRRDRYSREALSGDLENLRSHYMNRGYADFSINSSQVSMTPDRSGIYVTINMDEGEEYRLGDVRVIGDTVVEPEELEELIELETGDLFSQERITGGANRIRERLGQEGYAFANVNPVPDINRDEQTVDLTFYVDSGSRAYVRRINISGNYRTDDEVIRREMRQMEGGWLSSENIDLSRRRLNQLGFFQNVEIETPQVPGESDQVDVNVDVTEGLSGSLQAGIGYGSGQGMLLNFSVAQDNVLGTGDRMQLALNNSRVSSLYQLSYTDRYYNVDGVTRYFNASLRETDARRARLSDYGVRAGNLDIGFGIPLNEEDQVRIDVGYEDLRLNLGSQATDDQRDFVDEFGDQYENFKTEVSWIRNTYDRRIFPTSGARQSLGIEASLPQSDLQYYKANYSHRRYFSLAEDWSLSLQGRLGYGEGYGDTSRLPFFENFFTGGINSVRGYRASSLGLRGEDDRPTGGNFRAVANAELYFPVPFIDSPAVRFSTFVDGGQVYNTREQDIDFDDMRYSAGVAFTWMSPLGALTMSLAEPLNDEPGDDLDRFQFSLGQFF
- the rseP gene encoding RIP metalloprotease RseP, producing the protein MTGIGTNIVAFLVAIGILVALHEYGHYWTAKKLGVKVLRYSIGFGKPLVTWRRGPDQTEYTIAAIPLGGYVKMLDEREAPVAEAERHRAFNTQALWRRTLIVCAGPAANFLFAILIYWLLFVVGTQELRPVIGPVEPETPAAEAGFEEGEEILSVAGQRTPTWERVLMRLMDGGLRGRTVEVGVQGEDGQESARDLDLSGLPRMGDDPDLLRVIGLQPWRPSIAPRVGELVDGGAAAGAGLQPGDVVVGVDDESVGEWQELVEALNARAGDSVTLAVDRDGESVRIDVDLNPAGSDQGVLGVRPDIASDAFEHMFHTVRYGPVDSLGEAVQGTWQTSTLTLQVLWKMLVGEASLNNLSGPINIAQYAGDTASTGLVPFLKFLAIVSISLGVINLLPIPVLDGGHLLYFAAEAIKGSPVSEQAQIIGQQIGILMIILLMGLAFYNDIARLLG